The Platichthys flesus chromosome 17, fPlaFle2.1, whole genome shotgun sequence DNA window agcctctgcctGCAAatacttggttttagctcccatctctttaaggccccccttCTCGATAAAACCAAGTCTGCTCTCATTGGCCGGTAttatgcaaatatttcacatgatATCACAATGGCTTGGAAGTAACTTCAGGAGAGGAGCTCCCTTTATTGCAGACTTTTGGGCTTTTTAACTACTTTTAAATACTTGTATAACAAACTAAAGGTATGgtaaacggtgaaaaagcatcaTATCCCTCCTTTAGATATAAGCTATGTAATGCTAGAGTCATTTCTAGCTAAGTGCAACATGTTCTGTTGTCCCACAGGTTTATATATTCAGTTTTCATGATGTTATTCAACATTTTGAATAACATCTATGTAACGTTCTTAGTCATAGTCATTCGTCATTTTACCTAGATGGGTACTTCTCATTCGTAGCAAGAGGCTTGAAACAGTAAATAATGTATTCTGCAGGCAAGAAAGAGGGAAGTGGTGACTCACAAACTAAAACGACCTCAAAATAAATGGTCAAAAATCATCTTGTTTCTCATGAGAAACAGTGAAACGGTCATGAAGCGAGTCTGTTTACTCACCCTGActctccctttctgtctctGACCCACCagtcctcacagacacacaggacaccAGCCCCCATCCGTCTGAGGAGATGctctccagccaatcagagctcaggTCCTCCAAGTGTCCTCAGGACCGCGAGCTTCCCAGCATCCCTCCCAACACTGCCCTTATCGGGGACGGACCCCCAGCCTCAGGGGACAGCACCTATGAGGTCAGTGTTTAAAGTCACCTCGCAACAGCACAAACACGTTGTGACTTGCACTTAGCTGGAAGGTGCCAGTGGAGGAGATTAAAGCTTTGATTTCCTGGTTGcttgactgactgattgattggttgatcgATGGCTTTTAGGGTCAAACTACAGAGAGTATATCTGAATTTCCCAGGGGTTGATGGGTTTGCCAGTGAGAAACCGAAGCAGGTAATGTGCATAGCTTATTTTAAGCATATTAAATAATCTGATATATGTATCTGTTACCCAGGTGGTGAAGGAGATCGCAGCGGCGTCACGTGACGTCAGCGTTGAAGACTCACTTTACGAGACGGTCAAGGAGCTCAAAGACGCCCCTGCCAAGCTCGGCCTCCCCAACGGTACCAGTCAGCTGAGCCCCGACAAACCGGCCCACCATCCCCCTGCCCTCCTCAACGGCAACCTCAGCCCCTGCACACCTGAGCGGGTTCCCCTGTGTGACGGGGCGGAGTACGCCTCGGTCGACTGGAATAAGAAGAGCCGTCACAGTGCCGACATGGAGACCAAAAGGCGCTCTGATAATGCTGCCAAGCCTTCTCTCAAGCCTCTggaggaaccagaggaggaCTTACCTCCGCCGGTACCGGAGAAGGTTCTGGATGAAAACGACAACCAGCCGTTGGTGATGAATGGGCTGGAGGGGGCTGGGCTACACAATGGAGAGGTGaggattgtgtgtctgtttgtgtgtgtatttctgtagTCTTGATGAGCATTCAAACACACTGCCAGCCGGGGAAGTTTTGGGTTTAgtttcttgcccaaggacactgcgGGACTCGGAATGGAGGATctgggaatcgaaccaccgAACCTCTAGTCAATGGACGACCAGATCGACTTTTTGAGGCAAATCCAATCACTCGAACCTCCTTCTCAGGTGGTCTGATGGTTGACTGCGCCCTGGGCCACATTGAACGGCCGCCTACTCAGCTGAAGCTCTCTGACCCGCAACCGTTTAGCATTTTAAATCTTTCAATATAAACTTTGAGCgcaaaacaaattgatttttTCCTGATATTTCAATTATGAAAAATCGTATTTCTCGGTAGAGCTGTGCACAGTGCATTGATTCCGTTACAACaaaatattaattcattttatttcaatgaGAACGAAACTATTttcttacaaaaaaataaaaaatgaatatagtAAATATATTCATTATAAATTGACTGTATTTACATAACACTCCTCCTGTCCTATCCATTACTTAAAGGGTTTTACAGTACCATCTCATTCATACAGCTCTTGTACATGCATCACATATCTATCACTAAACTGTCAGGTAAATACTTGCCGATTGGAGGGaccagggatcgaaccacccaAGTTGTGGTTAGTTGATGACCCTCtatacctcctgagccacagctgcctaCTATAAATAACTTGTAAGAGAACATATTGCCAACTAATTTCTAACCCAAAAAGTTAGATAGTCATTCCAATGTCACTAGAGTGAGCTGAAATATTAATATCTTCATAATCCAGTTTATTACCATATAAACCTGAAGTGGGTGATCAGCTCTTCGACCCTGTGCAACAGAGTCAATGTGGCTGGTTGAGAAAGAGACAATGAGAACAAAGGAAAAGGCAGATACATCTCCCACATGTTGAGCTCCCTGCTCAGTGCTGCTTTAGGGAGAGTGACAGACCGAGGGGAGAAATTCGAGAGAATGaacgagagggagagacagaaaacagtgtatgagtgaagagaggagactgAAAATGGGGGCTGGTGTGGGAAGTGCAGGAGAGAGTAATAGATATAACAGAGATAGTGACGGAGTGACGGGAGATTGAGTCAAGAAAACAAATTGCCGAAAGGACCGGGAGGCATGAAGGGTGAGGGAGACGAGAATCAGgagtgagagacagtgagataaagagagaaggaagggaggaagacaaaaaagacaaaacccaGCAGCATACAAATGAAGCCATCTgtagcagaggagagaagagtggAGGGAAAAGTAAGGATGACAAATGAGACACAGTATTGAGGATAGGAGGAAGGGTGAGAGGTGGATGTgcaaaggagaagagagggaagacgAGTGAAATGAAGAAGGTTGAGATAAACGAGTGAGGAGGTGAAAAGGAGGGAAGAAAAGGGGTTCGGTGTCGAGCACTGAGCGGAGAAGAGCCGCCGCTGATGCTCTCAGCAGGATGTCTTCCACACGCAGAGATCCatcagcgacacacacacacacacacacacacacacaaagctcagaAAGAATTGCATCAGACTGTTGACAAGTGCACAAACACCACATTGTCAATTCCTCACGAAGCTGCGTGGAGTGGCAActtcttctctccactcctctctttTTGTTCTGTTCATACTTGCTCTGATCTTTCCTTTACTTTACTTTCCCTTCTTCTATTCTAAAAGATAATGATGCTTTATTATAACCTGACTCAGGTTAGGAAAAAGCGATTGACTTGATTTCTTCAGCTGGTTAAGACCACTGAACAACCCGTGTGTAACCAGTCAGATCTTCCCCCACCCTCAGAAAGGTTTATAGATGTGTGTGCTCGCCGATGCCTGCAAGCCGCCATCTTTGGGAGTATCATAGGCACTTCAGCAGCCAGTCATGCATTGCTCTTAAGTTTGCCACCGGTATCCATGGGGCTCTGAGGGTGAAAAGCCAATAACTTGATAAGTTGATAAcctgatttttttctctctctaaagTTTTTGAAGTTTTTGCACAACTGCTGGACGGACTATCCTCAGGTTGGCACAGACGATCACGACCCTCTCAGGGATGAATTGCAACCAACCTCTGCGATCTCCTCACTTTGCTGGTGTCGGGCCAGAAACAGCAGCATgttgcgctgtgtgtgtgttagtgtgcgcCGATGGAAACATTTGGCTCAAAGTGCTGCTCTGCTCAAGTAGCCTCACAGAGCTCACGTTGGCCCTTTTCCCAGATGTAGTTGAGGAGTTCGCCAAACTTATTCATCGGAGAAAtcagagagcagcagtaaaACTGGGGCCCACGCTGACcattttagtgtgtgtgtgtgtgtgtgtgtgttgagctaTGTTGCGcaatgagtgttttttttacaaagattACAGATCAGATCACTTCTGCTTTTACCTTTGGCTGATGGCTCCTTGTTCGCCGTAGCAAGTTAATGCCGTTACCATAAACGattaaagaaataatcaaaatgacACCCGCGTTGTAAAAAAAAGCCTAATTTTCCTTTAGTATGTCCTCagtctttttgtttctcttttcctctgttcatttaccttctcttttttttcgtcactctctctgttccttTGTCCCCGGTGTGGCAGCCAATTAGTTAATTACTGGAGCTCATGTGGACAGCAGGCGAGTCGAGCCTGATCTGACCCCTGGACCCACGAGGAAATCTGGATCTGCTGAGCTGTGAAATATCTCAAAaccactcgcacacacacacacacatagatacatacatacatacatgtacacacaaaatACATTCACCCCCTCATGTACCTTGTAGGTGTGTCTAGTCAGCATTAATTCTGTTATTTCTCCCCACCCCccttattacacacacacacacatatacccaaacatgtctgtgtgtttacatataGACTCCCTGGGGCTGATTTAAGTTTGACCCTGAATGTTCCTGACTCCCCGTGGTTTTTGCCCGTGTATGACCAGGAGTCGTAGACGATTTGTCTTGTCagatcaagtgtgtgtgtgtgtgtgagtgtctgtgtgtgtgtttgtgtgtaagcgCCAGTAAGCGCCAGCTGGCCACCATAACTATGACAGTTAGTCTGGCTTCATGATGGATGATATGGGCTATAGATactcactctccatctctgtgtctcatacacacacacacacactcacagacgcacacacacacacacacactctgtgcatATACGCTGTGGTGCCTGTATGTAAATGTCGGAGGAGGATCCCCCCCAGTGGCGGCTCGGTTAATGCTGCTCTCACACATATGCACAAAGGGGCaggtttttctcatttaaacACATATTTCCATTCACACACCTGGTTTCTAGCTTAACATTTCtctgcagatacacacagacacacacacacacacacacactcagagtcTTATTGTGACACATTCACATCATCTCCGATCCTGTGCAGTTGTGGAGTTATTGAACCGTCATACACAGCAATAACACTTGTTTGCAGTCATTTGGCTGCGTGTCGCCTGTGGGCCTCTCATATGAGGTGCAGGAAATGAATGTGACCCAaccgggagggggggggggggggggctgctgggaaACACTCTGGGGACACGGAGAAGGCAAACTGCGATATCCAGCGTGTCAGCAGTGTTGAGCTGTCGGTCGCAACCAGGAATCACTATTGTTAGGTAGAAGAAGTGAATGTGAGTAGAGTCTTTGTGTTACGGTTACACTTTGAGGTGtgttgatattgtttttgtggtttgcttagatttttttttttaaatacttcaaTGAGCACGTACAAGACAGAGAACGCAGATAATCTGAGTTGAGGCCTTAATACTGATGTCGCGTGTGAGCAtgactgacacactgacacctGAGTTGTGCGTCTCCATGAGGTGATTGTAATCAGCTTACTGTTGTACTCACATGTTCTGCATGGCATTGTATCTCCTACATAAACACATTCCTATAATCTTCTCTCTCACATGCACGCAAACAAAGCATTGTAACATTGGAATATTAATCTCCGGTGACACCAAACACCCAGTCCACATACCAATCTAGGTGTTAATCTAATATATGatatgtaatatgtaatataatacGTTCAATTTAGTTCCTAAGATTAGAATTTATTGAATATGCTTCAAACCTCGGTTAAATATGCGAATTTCTGACTGTGTGACTGACTAAAGGAAAATTCAACTTTAATTGGCGTTTGACAGATCTATAAAAGTAATGATGTCTCCAAACGCGTGTGATCCATAAATTAATGACATTCACTTACGCGCtttgattaaaaatgtcagAGAAACGTGGATCTGCCGGATGTTACTTTGACTGTGTgcagtttttgtatttgtacatgTGACGCTTTTGTGGAGACGTGCTCAGCAGCAGCCATTGgccagaggcattatgtttGGGGGTTGTTCACGCCCCTCCGTCCATCCCCTTCTTTTCACCACAATATTGCGACAACACCATTTGGGAATTTCTTCGAATTTGTTATAAATGCTTGACTCAAGGATAAAATGATTGGATTTtactggtcaaaggtcaaaggttgctgtgacctcacaaacacatttgagctTTTTGAACTTGATATCCCAGGAACTGCTGCAGGGAATCATTTTGATAAAGTCAACATATCGGGATccccttgagggaatttctttaaatttggcaCAAACGTTCACATGGTCTCAAAGTTGAACTGATTACAtgttggaggtcaaaggtcaaggttaaaGTGACCTCACAAACCCTTTTTTGCCCTTTGAACACATTGTCTTCAGAGCACCATAAGAGAGAACGTCTTGGTGGCTTCATTAGACATGTTTTCTCAAGTCTGCCTTCGATAATGTCTCATTAGCGTTTGTTAAATTCCTTTATAACTGAACAATATTATATGAGTctctaataaatgtttgtatgtgAACTCAACCTGCGCTGGTTGGCGGAGGCACACAACTGCTTTACAAATACTCTGAAGTTAAATCATAAGACTGAGTTCACTTGTACAGAATGTCTTCCTCTTAGAAATGGGCATAAAATGTTCCTATCACATGAACGCTCCGGGTCGATGCTGTCTTAGATATTGAGGTTCTCGTTAGACTCCTGAGGTGTTTGGCGCCGCTGCCAGATGTGCTTTGATGATTAATGGCTTCCCCATCGATCAAAAGACGAAGTGGACGGAGGCATGTGCGCAGAAACATCACATTCTCTGTCACTGCCCATTGACTTTCACTCAATACTTTACTTAATGAATGGGTAGTTATTAACAACATTAGCTTTATATGTGGCGACGGGGAGCAGTTGTTTTTCTCCCACTGCTTGGAATAGTTTAGAAGTTCGCTTTATTGATCGCGTTACCGAACATTCTCCCGTGACgttcacagtgtttgtttgttcagtcGTGCACCAGCGTGTTTTTGTAATGCAGAGTAATGCAGATCAATAagagctgcagctttctgcTTTTGATTATAAGAGAAACTGTAACATTTTTAACAAGATGAAGTCACCAGCTTcttcaagaaaatacaaatgtgtgtcGACCAAATGTACAGAACAGCCACTTTTAGTTAAAATGTGATCGAGCCCTCGGCCTTTTCTGAATCTCTcttctcgctctttctctcctccagttACACTCCCCCCTGTCTCCTGCAACCGGGTTCGACAACCACGCTCTGTCAGACAATGAGGTAAGTGTCTGCTGAAACCCCCTCATTCCCCAAACTGCCTGCTCAAGTCCCGAGACAGCAGCACTTTGCGCTTCGAATGCCGACGCTCCGAGCACcagaaacatgaaaaagaaagagaaaacgtGGAAACTGGTAAAATAGTGATAGAACATCAGACAATGTGCTACAAGGGGAAAACCCAGCAGGGGTCTTTTAATATAAATGCACCAGTGACTGTTTCTTTTAGTGCTTGCGTTCCTGTTATCTCAATAAACGTAGTCATGTGCACCACAGTTTTACGCAAATCACATGACCAACGTGTCTCTTGCTTGTCCCGCAGTCCGCTGTGTATTCCACAGTCAACCAAACAAACTGTGACGAAGCTGTGACCGAGGAGGACAAGGAGCACGACTACAGCAGCATCGCGGAACTCAAAGGCCTGGTcccgtcctcttcctccagcgACCTCTACGCCACCGTCCGAGACATCTACCCCCAGCCCGGCGAGCCACAGGCGGGGGAGGACCCCATCTTGGACAGCACAGATCCCGGCTACGATTCCATCCGCATCCCAAAGACTAGGAGCTCGGATGACGACCGCAGGGACAGACCGGGAGCGGAGGGGTCAGACCACGGCAGGTCGCCGGAGCCTGACTATGAGAGCGTCGGGGAGATGGGTCTCGGCCCGGAAATGTCCCGTCTCTGAGTcccctcctcgtcttcttcatctGCTTGGGACGAAGCCTCCTGTGTGATACGTCTTTGTGGTGCTCTGAACCTGCTACCGAGCATGCTTTTGGTGCATGACTTGGGCAAAACGGCAGAACACGGCTCACCACAACGCATCCGGTATCAACACACGAGTGTCCTCTTTGCAGCTCGGGTACGGTTAATCACATCGGAACTTTTAATTTATCACACGGGGTCAGCGTCATCGGTACTCGTAGGCCTGGTAGTCAATGACTGTACCTCAGTCACTGGGCATTTCATCTTTCGGAAGATTGCACTTTGGATTGCAATTGAATAGCTCGTCTCTGCTGACAGTGCATATCATGAACGCTGGGTTGTGTTGAAcgaaaagaaacacacacaacacacatgcagcatTTGAAGGGGTTGGCTGAGGACACGATCTGTTCCTgcaacgtaaaaaaaaaaaaaagaagaagaaaaaaaaggtttcagtGCCATACACTCATGGAATTCATGCACTTACTGTTCCTTACCGAACAC harbors:
- the pag1 gene encoding phosphoprotein associated with glycosphingolipid-enriched microdomains 1 codes for the protein MAPVLSGVWWGPEAGVVGSGAAAATGVASWLGSEQLILVFTLSTLTVLLLVSMLLLLCASCQGQKKAANGHQAGDQDNLINGVSERETISQSAESPVTDVGVSSSHNGPLTSGTILTDTQDTSPHPSEEMLSSQSELRSSKCPQDRELPSIPPNTALIGDGPPASGDSTYEVVKEIAAASRDVSVEDSLYETVKELKDAPAKLGLPNGTSQLSPDKPAHHPPALLNGNLSPCTPERVPLCDGAEYASVDWNKKSRHSADMETKRRSDNAAKPSLKPLEEPEEDLPPPVPEKVLDENDNQPLVMNGLEGAGLHNGELHSPLSPATGFDNHALSDNESAVYSTVNQTNCDEAVTEEDKEHDYSSIAELKGLVPSSSSSDLYATVRDIYPQPGEPQAGEDPILDSTDPGYDSIRIPKTRSSDDDRRDRPGAEGSDHGRSPEPDYESVGEMGLGPEMSRL